The Prunus dulcis chromosome 5, ALMONDv2, whole genome shotgun sequence genomic sequence AATTAAGACAGAACATGTTCAGATCTACTTGTTTGTTTCTCTATTGACCTTTTCATGTTTCTCATTTATTCTTTCTGCATCTTGATGATgatttcattcaaattcaacCAACCATGGTAGGCTTCAGTAACGCAGACACACCATGCTGCTCATTTGGAAGAATCCGACCGGCTCTGACATGTATCCCTGCATCAGTATTGTGCAAAGACAGAAGCAAGTATGTGTTTTGGGATGAGTACCATCCATCAGATGGTGCAAATGAGCTAATTGCTCGTGAGCTCATCAAGAAATTCGGTTTTTCGCGTGTTGATGAAACAAACGGTCCTTCCCCTGCACCCGTCATTGCTCCATCACCAGAGGAATAAATTGTGCACTGAAACCAGCAGGGTCTGCTACTTACAATTGCTTCCTAAAGCAACTTCTCAGTGATCATTAAATAGAATTTTCATATACCACTAGGATTATGGTTTGTGAACTCAAATAGTGTGTTTCTGATTGTTGGAGATTTTgcccataaatttttttacacTGTCTCTATTATACATATTTAGCATCAATGGCCATGAAGTTTTCCACTCACACATAATTGTCACCCATAATGATGATAATATAACTCTTTATGTCTCTCTTAAATAAACAAGAGGTCTCCAAATTGATATCTCCAAGTTAATAAGCTGCATATTGTGGccaatatacatatattacatatatatatatgtatgtatatatatatatatatattatatttcaaGCATCTACTCCTAGAGGCCTAGCCctaataataaactcaaatGATGAATGATCTAAGAACAAAATTCTTGTATACAATAGTCCATATATAACATTACATTGTAAATGCTAAAACCAATAGTAGCAGGAGAAAACTAGCAATCCACACATCTTCCAAATTGCGGCTTTGGAGTGTGGCGGTTGTTGGCTCCAGATCCCGGGTAGTCATGAAGCTCCACATCCATTCTTTCAGTAATAGTTTGCTCATAAAAATTATTCTCTGTGGTTACCTGTTCTAAGTCCCATCAATGTAAGTCTCATGCaaagtttcattaaaataTAGAGAGTATATAAATTCTGGCAATCAGCTTTACGGTAGGTCATACCAGTTCGTTATTTCCTGCAATTTGATGAACCTGAAGACTTCCAATTCCTGCATATTGGGTACAAAAATTAATTCAGATTTAGAAGgagaataataataagaagaagaagaaggattaAGAAGTAGAAAGTTGTTAAAATCTTACTTGTAACTGGGACGGCATTCAAGCAGATAATAAGTTGAGAAAACCCCAAGAAGATCACAAGCAGATGAAGGAGAGTGCCTGCCAATGCCATCTTCTGTAGCAGTCTTCAAAAGGGCAAGTTCTATATGCAAAACTGAATGTTAATTCTGATATAGCCAGCACAACCCAATTTATACAATTCACCAACAAAGCTGTCCAGACcttgtttgtgtttgttgcGTCTTGGGAAAAAGCAATGATgtgatatgatatgatatgataGTGGTTAAAGTCAAAAAGGTAAAACAACAGAAGCGTTTTGCAAGACAAAGTGTGAACCATAAATGTGGAAGTGGAAGTGGAAATTAGCCCAAATGCAGTGAGGTTCAGGTGGGGATGCCAcgaaaatgatattttaagTGAAAATGGTGGTGAGAGAAAAGAAGGGGACACACTATAATGCAAGTGGAGGGTGACACAAGAATGATGTTGTGGCAAAACTTGAGCTCATGCACTAACTTGTAGGTTAGAAGGTTCAGTGGAAATCATCATCATTGGAGCTCAAGGACATATTCAATGAATTTCCGAGAAGAAACTGAAAAAGCAACTAGGCACTTAACATTCATTTTTTGTGATTCAATTTGAGTGGCATACCAACTAGAGAGTTGGAAAAACAAACAGCAGCCACCAAATGTGGCAGCAGTTTTCTGCACTGCAAGTATGACTTGGTTGAATAAAGTTTGTAGAAGATAAATATCCCTGGcctataattatattttgtgtctgttttttttttttttaattggcaGAAAGAAGACATGATGATATGGCCGGATGATAATTAAGGTTGGAAACACAATCAGTTTTAGCAGGCAACTTTGTTTTACTTCAGCAGACATATTGGTACCTACCTGTCCTGCTTTTAGTTTAACTGTTTTGACTTTATAAACCACCAATTAAGTTGCATTTGCTCCTCCATTGTTTGGTGAGTCATTGCACTTCATATGGTTACAGACAAACAGAGTGATATGGCTGTAAAACCCAGGTGTTGACAATGAAGCAAAGTAGCTGATGTAACAGCCAATTCCAAAAGgtgattaaattaattaactagtTTCAATTGTGAACCACAAAAGCCTAAATATCCGAAATGGGAtgagaaagtaaaaaagataaagcaaGAAAGGCAAGGTCCATACTTTACTTTCTGCTACTTTGCATGCTGCATTATGACTTTTTAAGTCAACCCTTTCAGATGGGATCCTGTGTATTCATTCATGCTCTGAGTGTATGAACGCACCCAACTTAGTCAAACTTTTCATTGCATATGAGCAACTTGCTCATCTTTCCCTCCATATATGAGACcacaatacatatataatatatgcgTCTATATGCACTTGTTTAATTCTCGGCTACCAATATGTAGAAAAAACTCACGTGATGGGAGAGATAAAGAGAAAGGTTACATGAATCCGTGATAGGCGAATGAGTTTCTCGGGCCAGGagttcttttttctctattgGGTCTGAATCAAGATTCAGTTCATACATAAATTAGGGCAGTAATGGGCCAGCCTCACAGGAAGTTTGTCATGTGCTTTATGACTTGGGTTTCTGAAACCCTAATGCAAAGCTTTCAATGGGCTTGGTGTTGCTTGCGCTTCGGTCAAAGCCCATATTACAAtcattttcaagtttcaagtttcaaacTTCAATGGCATTGACAAGTGGCCTCCATGAATTTTAAAGATGATTAACAAGCACTTGCAGCCTAATCATTTGCTGGTATTTCAAAGCAAGCTTactttaattataattaggaAACTTCTTCTCAAATTTCCATCCTAATCTCATCCTaatctaattttttgtttattaatcCTGTCCAAATCAAATTGTGGCATGAGCTCCTAATTGAAAAACATGTTAATTAGCAAAATCCTTAACCGTCCACGGGGCTGCCCCACAACTTTAACTTCCAAATTACTTGTTTAATCAATAGTTTAATCCATATCTCATGTATTTGATTAACCTAATCAAAACCATTTGACCATTACACCGAAAGACGGAAAAGTTATGCTcatcaactttttattttatcccCACGTGTATTAGTATGGTCTACGCGTGAAGTATACaaattgtggatgctctacgCGTGTCCTCCACTATGACACGGGTTCCTTATCTACGGGAGCTTATGTACAGACTTTGCAGGCTTTTAATCTTTTGATtcttttctataaaaaaaacaaactttgAGCTTTTTGGGTGGGACCCTATTGCAAAGTGTCTGCAGCTGATGTGGcaacaaatatttttctaatcTGAAATCTGAAATTAAGATTGTATTCTATGACTCGATTCGAAATGAGAGTATTTTTACTTACCACTCgattcaaaatatttttgatcTGAAATAGgcataattagaaaacaaattgaGTTAGTTTAGAGTCTTCATACACGGCAAATTAAAAAGATACAATTATAACAAAGAttttgtagctcaagtgattaATAATACGCACTTAATATGCTggttcaatttatttttctccaatattacttgtataaaagaacaaatattaAACTATATGTTAGTTGacataaatttcaaataaacaCAACATAACTGTAATAGAATACGTAGCAAGTG encodes the following:
- the LOC117628648 gene encoding uncharacterized protein LOC117628648 produces the protein MALAGTLLHLLVIFLGFSQLIICLNAVPVTRIGSLQVHQIAGNNELVTTENNFYEQTITERMDVELHDYPGSGANNRHTPKPQFGRCVDC